A genomic segment from Aegilops tauschii subsp. strangulata cultivar AL8/78 chromosome 1, Aet v6.0, whole genome shotgun sequence encodes:
- the LOC109756878 gene encoding putative FBD-associated F-box protein At1g61330 isoform X1 encodes MSPRRVRLRPVTCRSRFAAIHDAAVSRTRRRHRHRHRLLKPHTSPAAGSGSKASSTETNGLEELPEDIIHHIHSLLPIQDAAHAACVSRRFRRSWRSYSSLILSERTLGLDRKTEEWKTHLIDKVDKILTNHYHNGVKVKTLKLDIGPCRDIKASYLDRWLRIIKPGIQEFSLLLPLVVNKIYSFPCSVLSNEAAASSIQSLSLFGCAFHPTSILGRLRRLKSLSLRYVHVTEDGLGHLLSKSSALEWLEIEACSGIICLKIPCTLQQLKFLSVQKCEMVKVVEIDAPRLCSFRYCGTPVIYVRNSSQLKNVDISPVNLSGILSYARFSLPSIAQNVESLTLLAGRIENANTPMLPSKLPHLKNLKISLVKPWSSPNYDVFSLVSFLDASPALESFVLRVEQDAMMHDPVVGDDTEYRRQNLECRNNSLRKVMITGFCSAKSLVELTVHILERTHSLERFTLDITYGYDRRTCNIAKFPIARMIGQCWSLSKRALEEAHRAVETADRYIKGRVPSSVQFEVLGPCPRCHIGK; translated from the exons ATGTCGCCCCGTCGTGTGCGGCTACGCCCGGTGACTTGTCGATCCCGATTCGCGGCGATCCACGACGCAGCAGTGAGCAGGACACGGCGGCGCCATCGGCATCGGCATCGGCTGCTGAAACCTCATACTTCTCCTGCAGCAG GTAGCGGGTCGAAGGCTTCATCAACTGAAACAAATGGTCTGGAGGAACTCCCAGAG GACATCATACATCATATACATTCTCTCTTGCCAATACAAGATGCTGCTCATGCTGCCTGTGTGTCCCGTAGGTTTCGGCGTTCCTGGAGAAGCTATTCCAGCCTCATACTCAGTGAGCGTACACTTGGTTTGGACAGAAAAACTGAGGAATGGAAAACCCATCTCATTGACAAAGTTGACAAAATTCTTACAAACCATTATCACAATGGGGTGAAGGTGAAGACACTTAAACTTGATATTGGCCCTTGCAGAGATATCAAAGCCTCCTACCTCGACAGGTGGCTCCGAATCATTAAACCTGGGATCCAAGAATTTAGCTTGCTGTTGCCTTTAGTCGTCAATAAAATCTACAGCTTCCCGTGTTCGGTTTTGTCTAATGAGGCAGCTGCAAGTTCAATTCAGTCTCTTAGCCTCTTTGGTTGTGCTTTTCATCCCACATCAATACTTGGGCGGTTGAGAAGATTGAAAAGTTTAAGTCTGCGTTATGTCCACGTTACTGAGGATGGATTAGGGCACTTGCTGTCTAAATCATCCGCCCTAGAGTGGCTAGAGATTGAAGCATGTAGTGGGATAATATGCTTGAAAATACCTTGTACGCTGCAGCAGCTCAAGTTCCTCAGTGTTCAAAAATGCGAGATGGTGAAGGTGGTAGAGATAGATGCTCCGCGTCTTTGCTCTTTTCGCTATTGTGGGACACCGGTCATCTATGTCCGAAATTCTTCGCAACTTAAGAATGTAGATATTTCACCTGTCAACCTGTCTGGTATTCTCTCTTATGCTCGCTTTAGCCTTCCGTCCATCGCGCAAAATGTTGAGAGCCTCACCCTGCTCGCCGGTCGTATTGAG AATGCCAACACTCCGATGCTGCCGTCCAAGCTCCCCCACCTCAAGAACTTGAAAATTTCTCTCGTTAAACCCTGGTCATCTCCGAACTATGATGTCTTCTCTCTGGTTTCTTTTCTTGATGCTTCTCCTGCCTTGGAATCTTTCGTCCTACGC GTAGAGCAGGATGCCATGATGCATGACCCTGTTGTTGGAGACGACACTGAATACCGGAGGCAAAATCTCGAGTGCCGGAATAACAGTCTCAGGAAGGTGATGATCACGGGCTTCTGTTCTGCCAAGAGCCTAGTTGAGCTCACAGTTCACATCCTCGAGCGAACACATTCACTCGAGCGCTTCACGCTCGACATAACCTATGGCTACGATAGGAGAACTTGTAACATCGCCAAATTCCCAATTGCGAGAATGATTGGCCAATGCTGGTCGTTGAGCAAGAGAGCTCTCGAGGAAGCTCATAGAGCTGTGGAGACAGCGGATAGATACATCAAGGGAAGAGTTCCCTCGTCCGTTCAATTCGAGGTTCTGGGGCCTTGTCCTCGATGCCATATTGGAAAGTAG
- the LOC109756878 gene encoding uncharacterized protein isoform X2 produces MVWRNSQRFRRSWRSYSSLILSERTLGLDRKTEEWKTHLIDKVDKILTNHYHNGVKVKTLKLDIGPCRDIKASYLDRWLRIIKPGIQEFSLLLPLVVNKIYSFPCSVLSNEAAASSIQSLSLFGCAFHPTSILGRLRRLKSLSLRYVHVTEDGLGHLLSKSSALEWLEIEACSGIICLKIPCTLQQLKFLSVQKCEMVKVVEIDAPRLCSFRYCGTPVIYVRNSSQLKNVDISPVNLSGILSYARFSLPSIAQNVESLTLLAGRIENANTPMLPSKLPHLKNLKISLVKPWSSPNYDVFSLVSFLDASPALESFVLRVEQDAMMHDPVVGDDTEYRRQNLECRNNSLRKVMITGFCSAKSLVELTVHILERTHSLERFTLDITYGYDRRTCNIAKFPIARMIGQCWSLSKRALEEAHRAVETADRYIKGRVPSSVQFEVLGPCPRCHIGK; encoded by the exons ATGGTCTGGAGGAACTCCCAGAG GTTTCGGCGTTCCTGGAGAAGCTATTCCAGCCTCATACTCAGTGAGCGTACACTTGGTTTGGACAGAAAAACTGAGGAATGGAAAACCCATCTCATTGACAAAGTTGACAAAATTCTTACAAACCATTATCACAATGGGGTGAAGGTGAAGACACTTAAACTTGATATTGGCCCTTGCAGAGATATCAAAGCCTCCTACCTCGACAGGTGGCTCCGAATCATTAAACCTGGGATCCAAGAATTTAGCTTGCTGTTGCCTTTAGTCGTCAATAAAATCTACAGCTTCCCGTGTTCGGTTTTGTCTAATGAGGCAGCTGCAAGTTCAATTCAGTCTCTTAGCCTCTTTGGTTGTGCTTTTCATCCCACATCAATACTTGGGCGGTTGAGAAGATTGAAAAGTTTAAGTCTGCGTTATGTCCACGTTACTGAGGATGGATTAGGGCACTTGCTGTCTAAATCATCCGCCCTAGAGTGGCTAGAGATTGAAGCATGTAGTGGGATAATATGCTTGAAAATACCTTGTACGCTGCAGCAGCTCAAGTTCCTCAGTGTTCAAAAATGCGAGATGGTGAAGGTGGTAGAGATAGATGCTCCGCGTCTTTGCTCTTTTCGCTATTGTGGGACACCGGTCATCTATGTCCGAAATTCTTCGCAACTTAAGAATGTAGATATTTCACCTGTCAACCTGTCTGGTATTCTCTCTTATGCTCGCTTTAGCCTTCCGTCCATCGCGCAAAATGTTGAGAGCCTCACCCTGCTCGCCGGTCGTATTGAG AATGCCAACACTCCGATGCTGCCGTCCAAGCTCCCCCACCTCAAGAACTTGAAAATTTCTCTCGTTAAACCCTGGTCATCTCCGAACTATGATGTCTTCTCTCTGGTTTCTTTTCTTGATGCTTCTCCTGCCTTGGAATCTTTCGTCCTACGC GTAGAGCAGGATGCCATGATGCATGACCCTGTTGTTGGAGACGACACTGAATACCGGAGGCAAAATCTCGAGTGCCGGAATAACAGTCTCAGGAAGGTGATGATCACGGGCTTCTGTTCTGCCAAGAGCCTAGTTGAGCTCACAGTTCACATCCTCGAGCGAACACATTCACTCGAGCGCTTCACGCTCGACATAACCTATGGCTACGATAGGAGAACTTGTAACATCGCCAAATTCCCAATTGCGAGAATGATTGGCCAATGCTGGTCGTTGAGCAAGAGAGCTCTCGAGGAAGCTCATAGAGCTGTGGAGACAGCGGATAGATACATCAAGGGAAGAGTTCCCTCGTCCGTTCAATTCGAGGTTCTGGGGCCTTGTCCTCGATGCCATATTGGAAAGTAG